In Luteitalea sp. TBR-22, one genomic interval encodes:
- a CDS encoding carboxypeptidase regulatory-like domain-containing protein, producing MARFTARRTLPGLLALGTLAGMLAPRASEGQTLRLVTVKAQAPDSVTALRGQRVAVSADGRYVAFCSAAPPADLVPGKNVPPGSVATRNVYVRDMVANATEVITLSATDPGTTSDGACLPDVQITPDGRYVAFRSNATNLQSGTWSYPADENSGWIFDRQTRTLALVDVAVQPFHAGGVKEMVMSENGRFVAFSSRGTGSLRQLVANFIDANGELPDLYVRDMQAGVTRLVSRHHTDPNRGSPAGVPTTTSEHPGVFSADGTVLLFAAAFAELVPNGQAARNLYVYRWASNTTTLVSARTGEANFVTGVTVHADDSPGVPSFSLTADGAFAAFAASTTQGDLTAQATNGRRNVYVRDIRTATGPTTLVSLTPAGLGGNGDSLHPVISRGGSVVAFESLATDLLNAFDDTAGLTDVFARPMSGSALAGPAEWLTRDHSVPSGGNQPATLEGVSADGRYVAWRSRATNYVHFSVVADTNAADDVFVRDRVAGTVSVKSVVPIGAPSTADAASGSSTLLASGHTSFFSEATNLLVTPATTGINVFAPAPELADLSLSIADAPDPGLVGKPVVYAFTVANLGPAAATGVALRVPVPDGASTLVAQGGLTPVGGAITFDLGSIAAGATATRTVAVTYGGARVASVSATVTASQADPVAGNDTATQSTVITSAPALPTLTGTVSGPGGGGVPGVALALSGSASDTTISAADGSYVFGNIPVGGTVTVTPSATGYTFSPASASLTDVAGDRTADFTATCAPAISGLVRDRQDGELGGITVALSNGSTVTTLTDASGRYTFTDVTPGQSVTLTPSRPGFTFEPASVTLTTAACGTTPVPFVASSGAYTRYFAEGATGSFFDTSIALLNASGVATTARLTFQTGTGQVVTRDVPLGGLLRTTVNPKTIPGLAAAEFSTVVSSDQPIVADRTMRWNATGYGSHAEASIAEPRTQWYLAEGATTGGFQLFYLLQNPNDVPTDVQVTYLLPAPRSPITKTYPVPARSRQNIWVNVEDAGLASAEMSAVFTAGLPIIVERAMYRDGPGQMFAAGHEAAAVPGPANQWFFAEGATGPYFDLFYLIANTTASAITIDGRYLLPDGTVLTKTYTVPAFSRFNVWADYEEFAGRPGLPLADTAVSATFTGVDGAVFVAERAMWWPGDGSRWFEGHVSSGALRSGTKWALAGGEVGGTRASETYILIANTSNTDGTVLVTLVYEDGSTSVFTRPVKANSRTNVAVASEVPAAANRRFGAIVESLGATPAQIVVERAIYENAGGVTWAAGSNNLGTRLR from the coding sequence GTGGCCCGCTTCACTGCCCGACGGACGCTTCCCGGCCTGCTCGCCCTCGGCACGCTGGCCGGCATGCTCGCCCCCCGCGCCTCCGAAGGCCAGACCCTGCGCCTGGTGACCGTGAAGGCCCAGGCGCCCGACTCGGTCACGGCCCTGCGGGGCCAGCGCGTCGCCGTCTCCGCCGACGGCCGCTACGTGGCGTTCTGCTCGGCGGCTCCGCCGGCCGACCTCGTGCCGGGCAAGAACGTCCCGCCGGGCTCGGTGGCGACCCGCAACGTGTACGTGCGGGACATGGTCGCCAACGCGACCGAAGTGATCACCCTCTCGGCGACCGACCCGGGTACGACGAGCGACGGCGCCTGCCTGCCTGACGTGCAGATCACCCCGGACGGGCGGTACGTCGCGTTCAGGAGCAACGCGACCAACCTCCAGTCGGGCACCTGGTCCTACCCCGCCGACGAGAACTCCGGCTGGATCTTCGACCGGCAGACGCGCACCCTCGCGCTGGTGGACGTCGCCGTGCAGCCGTTCCACGCCGGCGGGGTCAAGGAGATGGTGATGAGCGAGAACGGCCGCTTCGTGGCGTTCTCGAGCCGGGGCACCGGGAGCCTCCGGCAGCTGGTGGCCAACTTCATCGACGCCAACGGCGAGTTGCCCGACCTCTACGTCCGCGACATGCAGGCCGGGGTGACGCGCCTGGTGAGCCGCCATCACACCGATCCGAATCGTGGCTCGCCGGCCGGAGTCCCGACGACCACCAGCGAGCATCCGGGCGTGTTCAGCGCCGACGGCACGGTGCTCCTCTTCGCGGCCGCCTTCGCCGAGCTCGTCCCGAACGGCCAGGCCGCCCGCAACCTGTACGTCTACCGCTGGGCCAGCAACACCACGACGCTCGTGTCGGCCCGCACCGGCGAGGCGAACTTCGTCACGGGCGTGACCGTCCACGCCGACGACTCGCCCGGCGTGCCGAGCTTCTCGCTCACCGCCGACGGCGCCTTCGCCGCCTTCGCGGCGTCGACCACGCAGGGCGACCTGACCGCGCAGGCCACCAACGGCCGCCGTAACGTCTACGTGCGCGACATCCGCACCGCCACCGGCCCGACCACGCTGGTCAGCCTCACGCCCGCCGGGCTCGGCGGCAACGGCGATTCACTCCATCCGGTGATCAGCCGGGGCGGGTCGGTGGTGGCCTTCGAGAGCCTCGCCACCGATCTCCTCAACGCGTTCGACGACACGGCCGGCCTGACCGACGTGTTCGCCAGGCCGATGAGCGGCTCGGCGCTCGCCGGACCGGCCGAGTGGCTGACGCGCGACCACTCGGTCCCGTCGGGCGGCAACCAGCCGGCGACGCTCGAGGGCGTCAGCGCCGACGGACGCTACGTCGCCTGGCGCTCGCGCGCCACCAACTACGTCCACTTCTCGGTGGTCGCCGACACCAACGCGGCAGACGACGTGTTCGTGCGCGACCGCGTCGCGGGTACGGTGAGCGTCAAGAGCGTGGTGCCGATCGGCGCCCCCTCGACGGCCGACGCGGCGAGCGGCTCCTCGACCCTGCTGGCCTCCGGGCACACCTCGTTCTTCAGCGAGGCGACCAACCTGCTCGTGACGCCGGCCACGACCGGGATCAACGTCTTCGCACCCGCCCCGGAACTCGCCGACCTGTCGCTGTCGATTGCCGATGCCCCCGATCCCGGGCTGGTCGGCAAGCCAGTCGTGTATGCCTTCACGGTGGCCAACCTGGGGCCGGCCGCGGCCACCGGCGTCGCCTTGCGCGTGCCGGTGCCCGACGGGGCCTCGACGCTCGTGGCGCAGGGCGGCCTGACGCCCGTGGGCGGGGCGATCACCTTCGACCTCGGCTCGATCGCTGCCGGTGCCACCGCCACCCGCACGGTGGCGGTGACCTACGGCGGCGCGCGCGTCGCGTCGGTGAGCGCGACCGTCACCGCGAGCCAGGCCGATCCGGTCGCCGGCAACGACACGGCGACGCAATCGACGGTGATCACCAGCGCGCCCGCGCTGCCGACGCTGACCGGCACGGTCAGTGGCCCGGGCGGCGGCGGGGTGCCCGGCGTCGCGTTGGCGCTCTCCGGCAGCGCCTCCGACACGACGATCTCGGCGGCCGACGGCAGCTACGTGTTCGGGAACATCCCCGTCGGCGGCACGGTGACGGTGACCCCGAGCGCCACCGGATACACGTTCAGCCCGGCCTCGGCATCGCTGACCGACGTCGCCGGCGACCGCACCGCCGACTTCACCGCCACGTGCGCGCCCGCCATCTCGGGCCTGGTGCGCGACCGACAGGACGGCGAGCTCGGCGGCATCACCGTGGCGCTGTCGAACGGATCGACCGTGACCACGCTCACCGACGCGAGCGGCCGCTACACGTTCACCGACGTGACGCCCGGCCAGTCGGTGACGCTCACGCCGAGCCGTCCCGGCTTCACGTTCGAGCCGGCCTCGGTGACGCTGACCACGGCCGCGTGCGGCACCACACCCGTGCCGTTCGTCGCCTCGTCGGGCGCCTACACGCGCTACTTCGCCGAGGGCGCGACCGGCTCGTTCTTCGACACGTCGATCGCCCTGCTGAACGCCAGCGGCGTCGCGACGACGGCACGCCTCACGTTCCAGACCGGCACCGGGCAGGTGGTCACGCGCGACGTGCCGCTCGGGGGACTCCTGCGGACGACCGTCAATCCGAAGACCATCCCGGGACTCGCAGCGGCCGAATTCTCCACCGTCGTGTCCTCCGATCAGCCGATCGTCGCCGACCGCACCATGCGCTGGAACGCAACCGGCTACGGCAGCCACGCCGAGGCGAGCATCGCCGAGCCACGCACGCAGTGGTACCTGGCCGAGGGCGCGACGACCGGCGGGTTCCAGTTGTTCTATCTGCTCCAGAACCCCAACGACGTGCCGACCGACGTGCAGGTGACCTACCTGCTCCCCGCACCGCGCTCGCCGATCACCAAGACCTACCCCGTACCGGCGCGCTCGCGCCAGAACATCTGGGTCAACGTCGAGGATGCGGGCCTGGCGAGCGCCGAGATGTCGGCCGTCTTCACCGCCGGGCTGCCGATCATCGTCGAGCGGGCGATGTACCGCGACGGGCCAGGCCAGATGTTCGCGGCCGGCCACGAGGCCGCGGCCGTCCCCGGCCCGGCCAATCAGTGGTTCTTCGCCGAGGGCGCCACCGGGCCCTACTTCGACCTCTTCTACCTGATCGCGAACACCACGGCGTCGGCGATCACGATCGACGGTCGCTACCTGTTGCCCGACGGCACGGTGCTCACCAAGACGTACACGGTGCCCGCCTTCAGCCGCTTCAACGTCTGGGCCGACTACGAGGAGTTCGCCGGCCGGCCCGGGCTGCCGCTGGCCGACACCGCCGTGTCGGCGACCTTCACCGGCGTGGACGGCGCGGTGTTCGTGGCCGAACGCGCGATGTGGTGGCCAGGCGACGGCTCGCGGTGGTTCGAGGGCCACGTGTCCTCGGGCGCGCTGCGGTCGGGCACCAAGTGGGCCCTCGCGGGGGGCGAGGTGGGCGGCACGCGTGCCAGCGAGACCTACATCCTGATCGCCAACACGTCCAACACCGACGGGACGGTGCTGGTGACCCTGGTGTACGAGGACGGGAGCACGAGCGTGTTCACGCGGCCGGTCAAGGCGAACTCGCGGACCAACGTCGCCGTGGCCAGCGAGGTGCCGGCAGCGGCCAACCGGCGGTTCGGCGCCATCGTCGAGAGCCTGGGCGCCACCCCGGCGCAGATCGTCGTCGAGCGCGCGATCTACGAGAACGCCGGTGGCGTGACGTGGGCGGCAGGTTCGAACAACCTGGGCACGCGCCTGCGGTGA
- a CDS encoding alginate export family protein has protein sequence MPRRFSPCLALLCTSIVIGAAGARPTAQTATPAPVTPAPAPATFVVEQRGYGLRPEPEPPRYVRPADKTGVPGFEGLDWLDIGLELRSRYEHRVDDYRRPVSSVDDVVLWRTRLYLGVKKGLGPLRFAMELVDSRRSGGQFAPDEREVNLVEPIQAYAELYFASGAGKGRPVSIKAGRQAFEYLDRRLLARNEWRNTSNTFDGLRATVGKSSAAWQLDLLAVRPVRRLMSGLDDPDETQWLAGALLELRRWSRVAILQPYYLHLSQDVTRPGSRIDRDVPTIGLRSYGLIGRSGLDWDVDVAGQFGDDRPRRNRASAFVVEGGYSPRHAWKPRFSANYTYASGDRSPGDLSSNRFERLFGFARPFSASDYIQWENIQAQKARLEITPTPSLRIDTGLSAYWLASATDRWNVAGLRDPTGRSGTHMGNEFDVRVRFPVTARVGLNLGYAVFRPGGFTRSVSGRADTSHMPYAEVTLNAFR, from the coding sequence ATGCCGCGCCGATTCTCCCCATGCCTCGCCTTGCTCTGCACGTCGATCGTCATCGGCGCGGCCGGCGCGCGGCCGACGGCGCAGACGGCGACGCCCGCCCCGGTGACGCCTGCCCCTGCACCAGCCACGTTCGTGGTCGAGCAGCGAGGATACGGTCTGCGGCCTGAGCCCGAACCGCCGCGGTACGTGCGTCCCGCCGACAAGACCGGCGTGCCCGGTTTCGAGGGCCTCGATTGGCTCGACATCGGCCTCGAGTTGCGGTCGCGATACGAGCATCGCGTCGACGACTACCGACGGCCCGTCTCGTCGGTCGACGACGTGGTGCTCTGGCGCACGCGGCTCTATCTCGGCGTCAAGAAGGGCCTCGGACCGCTGCGGTTCGCCATGGAACTGGTGGACTCGCGGCGCAGCGGTGGGCAGTTCGCCCCCGACGAGCGCGAGGTGAACCTGGTCGAGCCCATCCAGGCCTATGCCGAGCTGTACTTCGCCAGCGGCGCGGGCAAGGGACGCCCGGTGAGCATCAAGGCCGGGCGACAGGCCTTCGAGTATCTCGACAGACGCTTGCTCGCGCGCAACGAGTGGCGCAACACGTCGAACACCTTCGACGGCCTGCGCGCCACGGTCGGCAAGTCGTCGGCCGCCTGGCAACTCGACCTGCTGGCCGTTCGGCCGGTCCGGCGACTCATGTCCGGCCTCGACGACCCCGACGAGACGCAGTGGCTGGCTGGCGCCCTCCTGGAGCTCCGGCGGTGGTCTCGCGTGGCGATCCTGCAGCCCTACTACCTCCACCTGTCGCAGGACGTGACGAGGCCGGGCTCCCGCATCGACCGCGACGTGCCGACCATCGGCCTGCGCAGCTACGGGCTGATCGGCAGGAGCGGGCTGGACTGGGACGTCGACGTCGCCGGCCAGTTCGGCGACGACCGGCCGCGTCGCAATCGCGCGTCGGCCTTCGTGGTCGAGGGCGGGTACTCGCCGCGACACGCCTGGAAGCCGCGGTTCAGCGCCAACTACACGTACGCGTCTGGCGACAGGAGCCCCGGCGACCTGTCCAGCAACCGCTTCGAGCGGCTGTTCGGCTTCGCCCGCCCGTTCTCGGCCAGTGACTACATCCAGTGGGAGAACATCCAGGCCCAGAAGGCCCGGCTGGAGATCACGCCGACGCCGTCGCTCCGCATCGACACCGGCCTGAGCGCCTACTGGCTGGCCAGCGCGACCGATCGCTGGAACGTCGCCGGCCTGCGCGATCCGACCGGCCGCAGCGGCACCCACATGGGCAACGAGTTCGACGTCCGGGTGCGATTTCCCGTCACGGCGCGCGTCGGCCTCAACCTCGGGTACGCGGTGTTCCGCCCGGGTGGGTTCACCCGGAGCGTCAGCGGCCGCGCCGACACGTCGCACATGCCCTACGCCGAAGTGACGCTGAACGCGTTCCGCTGA
- a CDS encoding glycosyltransferase, with translation MTGNGPVPSPGGVPTDTDRARRSDRRLAYVSWAPHCSRSDHTARELGGRSFMVYAGWLGSHPATVLLKYAVQALLTARLLHRERPDTVCVMSPPVFAALPALAYARWHGAQVVVDAHTCAFVLPRWRRLQWLQRHVCRRATTTLVTNEHLAGMIRGWGAHATIVPDVPVVFHAPTPHLREAAFSVTVVCSFDADEPVEAIFAAAGRLPDVRFHVTGDSSSLPAAMRARVPANVSLTGFLPEPAYAGMVVGADAVLDLTTHDHTMLRGAYEAIYQGVPVVVSDWPILREAFPEGAVHVANEPEAIAAGIARLRRDHARLRAEAQHLAGVKRRRWAGVREGLLARLDVERQRNAFSVTSA, from the coding sequence ATGACCGGCAACGGCCCCGTGCCTTCGCCCGGCGGCGTCCCGACCGATACCGACCGGGCGCGTCGATCCGATCGCCGGCTCGCCTACGTGTCGTGGGCGCCGCACTGCAGCCGCTCCGACCACACCGCCCGGGAGCTCGGTGGCCGGTCCTTCATGGTGTATGCGGGCTGGCTCGGCAGCCACCCGGCGACGGTCCTGCTGAAGTACGCGGTGCAGGCGCTGCTCACGGCCCGCCTGCTGCATCGCGAGCGCCCGGACACGGTGTGCGTGATGTCGCCACCGGTCTTCGCGGCGCTGCCGGCGCTGGCCTACGCCCGGTGGCACGGCGCGCAGGTCGTCGTCGATGCGCACACCTGCGCGTTCGTGCTGCCCCGATGGCGGCGGCTGCAGTGGCTGCAGCGCCATGTGTGCCGGCGCGCCACGACCACCCTGGTCACCAACGAACACCTGGCCGGCATGATCCGCGGCTGGGGCGCGCACGCGACCATCGTTCCCGACGTGCCCGTCGTGTTCCACGCGCCCACGCCGCACCTGCGCGAGGCGGCGTTCAGCGTGACGGTGGTGTGCTCCTTCGACGCCGATGAACCCGTCGAGGCGATCTTCGCGGCTGCCGGACGTCTTCCGGACGTCCGCTTCCACGTCACCGGCGACTCGTCCTCGCTGCCTGCCGCGATGCGCGCTCGCGTGCCGGCCAACGTGTCGCTGACCGGCTTCCTTCCCGAGCCGGCATATGCCGGCATGGTGGTCGGCGCCGACGCCGTGCTCGACCTGACCACGCACGACCACACCATGCTGCGGGGCGCGTACGAGGCGATCTACCAGGGAGTGCCCGTCGTCGTGTCCGACTGGCCGATCCTGCGCGAGGCGTTTCCCGAGGGCGCGGTGCACGTCGCCAACGAACCCGAGGCAATCGCGGCGGGCATCGCCCGCCTCCGCCGCGACCATGCGCGCCTCCGTGCGGAGGCGCAGCATCTCGCCGGCGTGAAGCGCAGGCGATGGGCCGGCGTCCGCGAGGGCCTCCTGGCGCGACTCGACGTGGAGCGTCAGCGGAACGCGTTCAGCGTCACTTCGGCGTAG